A region of Pirellulales bacterium DNA encodes the following proteins:
- a CDS encoding DUF1559 domain-containing protein: protein MSGLYHRGGVTLMELLVVISIIGMLMALLLPAVQASRESGRRMQCQDHLRQQGLALFNHESAFGRLPSNGWGYLWVGDPDRGTGPRQPGGWIYATLPYLERGDLRRLGTGQAKSDKEKSLALLLAFPLTLFNCPSRRAPALYPTPWQPFNSSAIYAAAKSDYAVNGGDVFLDVGEGPLTLAQGDDPNYQWPKPKTDFTGVCFLRSEITFAHIKDGKSYTYLVGEKNVRDYTSGTDKGDDQSMYSGDDFDIARWTPLGWTPLNDAAGNYDFGRFGSPHPHGCNFVFCDGSVRTIGYGVDAEVHRRLGNRQDLEVIDDGWLK, encoded by the coding sequence ATGAGCGGTTTATATCATCGCGGCGGCGTGACGTTGATGGAATTGCTGGTCGTGATTTCCATTATTGGCATGCTGATGGCGCTGTTGCTGCCGGCCGTCCAGGCGTCGCGCGAGAGCGGGAGGCGGATGCAGTGCCAGGACCACCTGCGGCAGCAGGGTCTGGCACTGTTCAACCACGAATCGGCGTTCGGCCGGCTGCCATCGAATGGTTGGGGCTATCTCTGGGTCGGCGATCCCGACCGCGGCACGGGGCCGCGGCAGCCGGGCGGATGGATTTATGCGACCTTACCCTACCTTGAGCGCGGCGATTTGCGGCGCCTGGGCACCGGGCAAGCAAAGTCCGACAAGGAAAAGTCGCTGGCCCTGTTGCTTGCGTTCCCATTGACATTATTCAACTGCCCGAGCCGCCGCGCGCCCGCGCTCTATCCCACGCCGTGGCAGCCGTTCAACAGCTCGGCCATTTACGCCGCTGCCAAGAGCGACTATGCGGTCAACGGTGGAGACGTGTTTCTCGACGTGGGCGAGGGACCGCTGACGCTCGCGCAGGGCGACGACCCGAATTACCAGTGGCCCAAGCCGAAGACCGACTTCACCGGCGTCTGCTTCTTGCGCAGCGAGATCACCTTCGCGCACATCAAAGACGGCAAGAGTTATACCTATCTGGTCGGGGAAAAGAACGTGCGCGACTATACGAGCGGCACTGACAAGGGTGACGACCAGAGCATGTATTCCGGCGACGATTTTGACATTGCGCGCTGGACGCCACTCGGCTGGACGCCGCTCAACGACGCGGCGGGCAACTACGACTTCGGCCGCTTCGGCAGTCCTCACCCGCACGGTTGCAACTTCGTGTTTTGCGACGGGTCGGTGCGGACGATCGGTTACGGCGTCGACGCCGAGGTGCATCGGCGGCTGGGCAATCGGCAAGACCTGGAGGTCATCGACGATGGCTGGCTGAAGTAG
- a CDS encoding glycosyltransferase family 2 protein produces the protein MAGLIERTERLVPKAATAHAETEPQHLAGRDGYDALLTVIVPVYNEAATVDELLRRVVDVPLEIQVIVVDDGSSDGTTAILERWEGHPLVELLAHTRNRGKGAAVRTALEHARGRYAIVQDADLEYDPRDYLRLLEPLLAGEADVVYGSRYLNERSRIRENSGRGRGTLTSSATGLAPTPPWTTFRVGVCALNVATRWLYGTRLSDEATCYKLFRTETLRAMRLECERFEFCPEVTAKACCMGLRISEVPVGYHPRGAAQGKKIRLRDGIEALKTLWRWRKWTG, from the coding sequence ATGGCGGGATTGATCGAACGGACCGAGCGTCTCGTGCCTAAGGCGGCGACGGCGCACGCCGAAACGGAGCCTCAACATCTCGCGGGGCGAGACGGCTACGATGCGCTGCTGACGGTCATCGTCCCGGTCTACAACGAGGCGGCGACGGTCGATGAATTGCTGCGCCGCGTGGTTGACGTGCCGCTCGAGATTCAGGTGATCGTCGTCGACGACGGTTCGAGCGACGGCACGACGGCGATTCTCGAACGCTGGGAAGGGCACCCGCTGGTCGAACTGCTGGCGCACACGCGCAACCGGGGCAAAGGGGCGGCGGTCCGCACGGCGCTCGAACACGCGCGGGGCCGTTATGCGATCGTGCAAGACGCCGACCTGGAATACGACCCTCGCGACTACCTGCGCCTGCTGGAGCCGCTTTTGGCCGGCGAGGCGGACGTTGTGTACGGGTCGCGATACCTCAACGAGCGTAGCCGAATTCGTGAGAATTCGGGCCGAGGCAGGGGAACTCTCACGAGTTCAGCTACGGGCCTGGCGCCTACGCCGCCGTGGACTACGTTCCGTGTCGGGGTTTGTGCATTGAACGTGGCGACCCGCTGGCTCTACGGGACGCGGCTCAGCGACGAGGCCACGTGCTACAAGCTGTTCCGAACGGAAACGCTCAGGGCCATGCGTCTAGAGTGCGAGCGGTTTGAGTTTTGCCCGGAGGTGACGGCCAAGGCCTGCTGCATGGGGTTGCGCATCTCGGAAGTGCCGGTCGGATACCATCCTCGCGGCGCCGCGCAAGGAAAGAAAATTCGCTTGCGCGACGGAATTGAAGCGCTGAAGACGTTATGGCGCTGGCGGAAGTGGACCGGGTAG